From the Chryseobacterium fluminis genome, the window GATCATCATTACAGGAACCTCATCAGGAATAGGTTTCGTCTTAGGAGAATATTTCGGCAAAAAAGGACATAAGGTTTATGGCTTAAGCAGAAAACATACTGAAAGTCAATATTTCAAATCTATTCCGACCGATGTTACGGATAATGATGCTGTTCAGAATGCAATCGAAGAAATTCTTAGAACAGAAACGAGAATTGATCTCCTGATCAATAATGCAGGAATGGGAATGGTAGGAGCAGTGGAGGATTCGACAAAAGAAGATATTCTGAAGTTATTTAATTTAAATCTTGTAGGAGCCGTTCAGATGATGAGCGCCGTATTGCCGAAAATGCGCGAAAACAGGTTCGGACAGATCATTAATGTTTCCAGTATCGGAAGTGAAATGGGACTTCCGTTCCGTGGATT encodes:
- a CDS encoding SDR family oxidoreductase, whose product is MSSYKTIIITGTSSGIGFVLGEYFGKKGHKVYGLSRKHTESQYFKSIPTDVTDNDAVQNAIEEILRTETRIDLLINNAGMGMVGAVEDSTKEDILKLFNLNLVGAVQMMSAVLPKMRENRFGQIINVSSIGSEMGLPFRGFYSASKSALDKVTEAMRYEVYPWNVNVCSLHLGDIKTNIAENRVKTKVSAPYQNVFDKVYALMNSHVGDGTEPLEVAEYVDQLLTKKKWKAHYYFGKFGQKIGVPLKWILPQGTYENLMKKYNNLK